A portion of the bacterium genome contains these proteins:
- a CDS encoding amidase, with the protein MYVDSGGRRVRLRGALMLALALSATVARAATFDPIEASIDDLQEAYKKRKVTAVSVVKRYLGRIDKQDVKGAKINSVIVNPNALAEAAEADRLRKAGIVLGPLHGVPFIVKDSYAVKGMPTTNGIAAWKALVATDDAVNVKLLRQAGAIIIGKANMSTFAFSYDGISEAWGPVKNPFNPNRTPGGSSSGTGAAVGANFAMIGMGGETGGSIRIPSDYNGLVGLKPTLGLIPANGCVPLLPSRDVIGPIAKSVKDVAYAMDVLAQVDPNDAFQPEFLWEPTPEQPSRRPPTYLAFLDEHALEGKVLGVLKPYIGKGTPDLGSALPLHPEVEALFEEALLDLEDQGATLVEVTPPAHTLYFVDQALNTPAWAALGFPPDFVTSFGVTDPGLGNAVYYYDQFFRHFAPPPYTSLPAAASIMPTDPGFSFFSDLLLAAYAGGNVVPNSAPVAQQYYAAIRKLREQYLDAWMAEMGIDALVAPTSTVPAFKQLDDPGVGQYGDNLAARFESNTLGLPAITVPMGFYPNGVPGTLQFIGSFYGEGEIIGYAYDYEQATLHRTKPKLRAARRIRECKGLKNGKCAK; encoded by the coding sequence ATGTACGTAGACTCAGGCGGCCGCCGCGTGCGGCTGCGCGGAGCGCTGATGCTGGCGCTCGCGCTGTCCGCGACCGTCGCGCGTGCGGCCACCTTCGATCCGATCGAAGCCAGCATCGACGACCTCCAGGAGGCGTACAAGAAACGCAAGGTCACCGCCGTGTCGGTGGTGAAGCGCTATCTCGGACGCATCGACAAGCAGGACGTCAAAGGCGCCAAGATCAACTCGGTCATCGTCAACCCGAACGCGCTCGCCGAGGCGGCGGAGGCCGATCGCCTGCGCAAGGCCGGCATCGTGCTGGGTCCGCTCCACGGCGTGCCCTTCATCGTGAAGGACTCGTACGCCGTGAAGGGGATGCCGACGACGAACGGCATCGCCGCCTGGAAGGCGCTGGTCGCCACCGACGACGCCGTCAACGTGAAGCTGCTGCGCCAGGCCGGCGCCATCATCATCGGCAAGGCGAACATGTCGACCTTCGCCTTCTCGTACGACGGCATCAGCGAGGCCTGGGGTCCGGTGAAGAACCCGTTCAATCCGAACCGCACGCCGGGCGGCTCGAGCTCGGGCACCGGCGCCGCCGTCGGCGCCAACTTCGCGATGATCGGCATGGGCGGCGAGACCGGCGGCTCCATCCGCATCCCGTCGGACTACAACGGGCTCGTCGGCCTGAAGCCCACGCTCGGCCTCATCCCGGCGAACGGCTGCGTGCCGCTGCTGCCGTCGCGCGACGTCATCGGCCCGATCGCGAAGAGCGTGAAGGACGTCGCCTATGCGATGGACGTCCTCGCGCAGGTCGACCCGAACGACGCCTTCCAGCCGGAGTTCCTCTGGGAGCCGACGCCCGAGCAGCCGTCGCGCCGGCCGCCGACGTACCTGGCGTTCCTCGACGAGCACGCGCTCGAGGGCAAGGTGCTCGGCGTGCTGAAGCCGTACATCGGCAAGGGCACGCCGGATCTCGGCAGCGCCCTGCCGCTCCACCCCGAGGTCGAGGCGCTGTTCGAGGAGGCGCTGCTCGATCTCGAGGACCAGGGCGCGACGCTCGTCGAGGTGACGCCGCCGGCGCACACGCTCTACTTCGTCGACCAGGCGCTCAACACGCCCGCCTGGGCGGCGCTCGGCTTCCCGCCCGACTTCGTCACCTCGTTCGGGGTGACGGATCCCGGCCTCGGCAACGCGGTCTACTACTACGACCAGTTCTTCCGGCACTTCGCGCCGCCGCCGTACACCTCGCTGCCGGCCGCGGCGTCCATCATGCCGACCGACCCCGGCTTCTCCTTCTTCTCCGACCTGCTGCTCGCCGCCTACGCCGGCGGCAACGTGGTGCCGAACTCGGCGCCGGTGGCGCAGCAGTACTACGCCGCGATCAGGAAGCTGCGCGAGCAGTACCTCGACGCCTGGATGGCGGAGATGGGCATCGACGCCCTGGTCGCGCCGACCTCGACCGTGCCGGCGTTCAAGCAGCTCGACGATCCGGGCGTCGGCCAGTACGGCGACAACCTCGCCGCCCGCTTCGAGAGCAACACGCTCGGCCTGCCGGCGATCACGGTGCCGATGGGCTTCTACCCGAACGGCGTGCCCGGCACGCTCCAGTTCATCGGCAGCTTCTACGGCGAGGGCGAGATCATCGGCTACGCCTACGACTACGAGCAGGCGACGCTGCACCGCACCAAGCCGAAGCTCCGCGCCGCGCGTCGCATCCGCGAGTGCAAGGGGCTGAAGAACGGCAAGTGCGCCAAGTGA
- a CDS encoding SRPBCC family protein produces MASPTRTHDTIAHGLTVLGAKLSAAGVDRDALDAAQRELRAIAERVRRLAATAVPAGAELASRALASAKPLGDEVVDRVGSVTRPLRDEMLGRLAGRAAAGTLVTRGLQMVARNRVAAAAAAVAGVAAITMLARRRRAPADAEAPVVASVTIARPQGDVYRFWRALENVPRFMDRIAAVRETGDRRSHWTAKAPAGTTLEWDAEITADARDERIAWRSLDGADVDSHGSVGFTPTSDGRGTVVRVELAYRPPAGAAGVLVARLLGQDAERQLRADLRRLAQLLEAGELATNRGRVS; encoded by the coding sequence ATGGCATCGCCCACCCGCACCCACGACACCATCGCGCACGGGCTCACGGTGCTCGGCGCCAAGCTCTCCGCCGCCGGCGTCGACCGCGACGCGCTCGACGCCGCCCAGCGCGAGCTGCGCGCGATCGCCGAGCGCGTGCGCCGCCTCGCCGCGACCGCGGTCCCGGCCGGCGCGGAGCTCGCGAGCCGCGCCCTCGCCTCCGCGAAGCCCCTCGGCGACGAGGTCGTCGACCGCGTCGGCAGCGTCACGCGGCCGCTGCGCGACGAGATGCTGGGACGGCTCGCCGGGCGTGCCGCCGCCGGCACGCTCGTGACGCGCGGCCTCCAGATGGTCGCGCGCAACCGCGTCGCCGCCGCCGCCGCGGCGGTGGCGGGGGTCGCCGCGATCACGATGCTGGCCCGCCGCCGGCGTGCGCCGGCCGACGCCGAAGCGCCGGTGGTCGCGAGCGTCACGATCGCCCGCCCGCAGGGCGACGTCTACCGCTTCTGGCGCGCGCTCGAGAACGTGCCCCGCTTCATGGACCGCATCGCCGCGGTCCGGGAGACCGGCGACCGGCGCTCGCACTGGACGGCGAAGGCGCCGGCGGGAACCACGCTCGAATGGGACGCCGAGATCACCGCCGACGCGCGCGACGAGCGCATCGCGTGGCGCTCGCTCGACGGGGCCGACGTCGACAGCCACGGCAGCGTGGGCTTCACGCCGACCTCGGACGGTCGCGGTACCGTCGTGCGCGTCGAGCTCGCCTATCGCCCGCCGGCCGGCGCCGCCGGCGTGCTGGTCGCGCGGCTCCTCGGCCAGGATGCGGAGCGGCAGCTGCGCGCCGACCTGCGCCGTCTCGCGCAGCTGCTCGAGGCCGGCGAGCTCGCGACCAATCGCGGCCGCGTGTCCTGA